A region of Carettochelys insculpta isolate YL-2023 chromosome 9, ASM3395843v1, whole genome shotgun sequence DNA encodes the following proteins:
- the LOC142017864 gene encoding uncharacterized protein LOC142017864 — protein MSWGASGGTRRRSPSWLRAWLPRVTLPARLTMSGARSKSCGRVTPRPGTQPADLGLPPPLAPITGSSGLSWAPGAPLSPPPATLDTTADEPQPASETGSGLEASSAPPCLQPGPSTPATEWSSEEGELVLDVPSCSSSQVFASWASPEPGSAPSAAPSLVPNSPPRPPEHQLSGTPPAPVRVHSRGRHCHTTITYDPEVAAALRRQVDLMERRFQFEEREAAWHRFMATFNRVADTFEELVAHLPPPDVLRPALPAIPPAVVPPAAPPTSSSEQEPPGAVDPPRPYLPMLLAPSQPRREPRLRGGPASWTRRGSRPSTHAPE, from the exons atgtcatggggagcaagcggcggaacgcggaggcgttcacccagctggctgagggcctggctgcccagggtcaccctgcccgcacgcctgaccatgtcaggagcaaggtcaaagagttgcggcagggttacgcccaggcctgggactcagccagctgatctgggactgcccccaccgcttgcccctattactgggagctcagggctatcctgggcccccggggcacctctttccccccccccagccacccttgacaccacggctgatgagccccagccggcctcagagacagggtcaggactggaggccagctctgcccccccatgcctacagccgggaccctccaccccagccacggagtggtccagtgaggagggggagctggtgctggacgtgccgTCCTGCAGCTCTAGCCAGGTGTTTGCCTCATGGGCATCtccggagcctggcagtgcaccatcag ccgcaccatccctcgtccccaacagccctcccagaccaccggaacaccagctgtcggggacaccacctgccccagtccGGGTCCACTCCCGGGGACGACACTGCCACACCACCATCACCTacgacccggaggtggctgccgccctccggcgccaggtggacctcatggagcggagatTCCAgtttgaggagcgggaggccgcctggcaccggttcatggccacctttaaccgggtggccgatacctttgaggagctggtggcccatctgcctccccccgatgtcctccgtcctgcactccctgccatCCCGCCCGCTGtcgtcccgcctgctgccccacccaccagctcctcagagcaggagccacctggggccgtggacccacctcggccataccttcccatgctcctggcccccagccaaccTCGCCGGGaaccccggctgagagggggaccggccagcTGGACGCGGCGGGGGTCGCGCCCTTCCACCcacgccccagaatga